From one Trifolium pratense cultivar HEN17-A07 linkage group LG1, ARS_RC_1.1, whole genome shotgun sequence genomic stretch:
- the LOC123914008 gene encoding serine/arginine-rich splicing factor RS40 isoform X1: MKAIFCGNFEYDCRESELERLFRRYGKVDRVDMKAGFAFIYMEDERDADAAIRALDRIEFGRKGRRLRVEWTKGERGIRRPAERPKRSSANVRPSKTLFVINFDTYQTRTRDLERHFEPYGKIVSVRIRRNFAFVQYDSEDDASKALEATNNSKLLDRVISVEFSSKDDDARRNGHSPDRGRDRQRDRSRDGRRSPSPYRRERGSPDYGHGPSPYKRERSSPDYGRGNSRSRSPPYKRERSSPAYGRRSVSPYRRERDGSEPVRGTSPSPYHKERGRTGRSPSQSPEEGERIDLRNDHGSEHSPYDTVKDSPENGHHRRHSPDAIGNPSPYNDSRRSPSPDAKGNPSPYNDYGGSPNTVPEPRDSPNYGGAESPMQEQYRSQSRSPPAEE; this comes from the exons ATGAAGGCTATTTTCTGTGGAAATTTCGAATATGATTGCCGGGAGTCTGAGCTGGAGCGGCTTTTTAGACGATATGGGAAGGTTGATAGGGTGGATATGAAGGCTG GATTTGCTTTTATCTATATGGAAGATGAGAGAGATGCTGATGCTGCAATTCGCGCTCTTGATCGGATAGAGTTTGGTCGAAAGGGGCGCAGACTTCGTGTAGAATGGACAAAG GGAGAGCGTGGCATTCGAAGGCCTGCTGAGCGTCCAAAAAGATCTTCAGCTAATGTAAGACCATCAAAGACcttatttgtaattaattttgatacataCCAGACCAGAACAAGGGACTTGGAGAGGCACTTTGAGCCATATGGTAAGATAGTCAGTGTGAGGATCAGAAGAAATTTTGCATTTGTTCAGTATGATTCAGAAGATGATGCTTCCAAAGCACTGGAAGCTACAAATAATAG CAAGTTGTTGGATCGGGTTATTTCAGTTGAATTTTCTTCTAAAGACGATGACGCTAGGAGAAATGGACATAGCCCGGATAGGGGCCGTGATCGTCAACGTGACAGAAGCCGTGATGGAAGGCGATCACCCAGTCCTTATCGTAGAGAAAGGGGTAGTCCTGATTATGGCCACGGGCCTAGTCCATATAAGAGAGAGAGGAGCAGCCCTGACTATGGGCGTGGCAACAGCCGTAGTAGAAGCCCCCCCTATAAGAGGGAGAGGAGTAGCCCTGCTTATGGGCGTCGAAGCGTTAGTCCTTACAGAAGAGAGAGGGATGGTTCTGAGCCTGTTCGTGGCACTAGCCCCAGTCCTTATCACAAAGAGCGTGGGAGAACTGGCCGGTCTCCCTCTCAGAGTCCCGAAGAAGGAGAGAGGATAGACCTTCGAAATGATCATGGATCTGAGCATAGTCCTTATGACACTGTGAAGGATAGCCCTGAAAATGGCCATCACCGGAGGCATAGTCCTGATGCAATAGGGAACCCCAGCCCATACAATGATTCTAGAAGAAGCCCTAGTCCTGATGCAAAAGGGAACCCCAGTCCATACAATGATTATGGAGGGAGCCCAAATACTGTGCCTGAACCCAGGGACAGTCCCAACTATGGTGGTGCTGAAAGTCCCATGCAGGAGCAATATCGCAG CCAGAGCCGGTCACCCCCTGCAGAAGAATGA
- the LOC123914008 gene encoding serine/arginine-rich splicing factor RS40 isoform X2, with amino-acid sequence MEDERDADAAIRALDRIEFGRKGRRLRVEWTKGERGIRRPAERPKRSSANVRPSKTLFVINFDTYQTRTRDLERHFEPYGKIVSVRIRRNFAFVQYDSEDDASKALEATNNSKLLDRVISVEFSSKDDDARRNGHSPDRGRDRQRDRSRDGRRSPSPYRRERGSPDYGHGPSPYKRERSSPDYGRGNSRSRSPPYKRERSSPAYGRRSVSPYRRERDGSEPVRGTSPSPYHKERGRTGRSPSQSPEEGERIDLRNDHGSEHSPYDTVKDSPENGHHRRHSPDAIGNPSPYNDSRRSPSPDAKGNPSPYNDYGGSPNTVPEPRDSPNYGGAESPMQEQYRSQSRSPPAEE; translated from the exons ATGGAAGATGAGAGAGATGCTGATGCTGCAATTCGCGCTCTTGATCGGATAGAGTTTGGTCGAAAGGGGCGCAGACTTCGTGTAGAATGGACAAAG GGAGAGCGTGGCATTCGAAGGCCTGCTGAGCGTCCAAAAAGATCTTCAGCTAATGTAAGACCATCAAAGACcttatttgtaattaattttgatacataCCAGACCAGAACAAGGGACTTGGAGAGGCACTTTGAGCCATATGGTAAGATAGTCAGTGTGAGGATCAGAAGAAATTTTGCATTTGTTCAGTATGATTCAGAAGATGATGCTTCCAAAGCACTGGAAGCTACAAATAATAG CAAGTTGTTGGATCGGGTTATTTCAGTTGAATTTTCTTCTAAAGACGATGACGCTAGGAGAAATGGACATAGCCCGGATAGGGGCCGTGATCGTCAACGTGACAGAAGCCGTGATGGAAGGCGATCACCCAGTCCTTATCGTAGAGAAAGGGGTAGTCCTGATTATGGCCACGGGCCTAGTCCATATAAGAGAGAGAGGAGCAGCCCTGACTATGGGCGTGGCAACAGCCGTAGTAGAAGCCCCCCCTATAAGAGGGAGAGGAGTAGCCCTGCTTATGGGCGTCGAAGCGTTAGTCCTTACAGAAGAGAGAGGGATGGTTCTGAGCCTGTTCGTGGCACTAGCCCCAGTCCTTATCACAAAGAGCGTGGGAGAACTGGCCGGTCTCCCTCTCAGAGTCCCGAAGAAGGAGAGAGGATAGACCTTCGAAATGATCATGGATCTGAGCATAGTCCTTATGACACTGTGAAGGATAGCCCTGAAAATGGCCATCACCGGAGGCATAGTCCTGATGCAATAGGGAACCCCAGCCCATACAATGATTCTAGAAGAAGCCCTAGTCCTGATGCAAAAGGGAACCCCAGTCCATACAATGATTATGGAGGGAGCCCAAATACTGTGCCTGAACCCAGGGACAGTCCCAACTATGGTGGTGCTGAAAGTCCCATGCAGGAGCAATATCGCAG CCAGAGCCGGTCACCCCCTGCAGAAGAATGA
- the LOC123884181 gene encoding uncharacterized protein LOC123884181, whose product MGDRLEVVVHHGGWFEEFDHNGYVGADVSWFVDEDYFSYFEFVGEIKKKLKYPSIDTMWFYDPQDVNELVLLEDDMDANRMKNIARMDGRVHLYLMHPMAEPEFIEAIEYGSIEGVNENGPAEGVNENGPAEGVNENGPAEGVNEYGPTDDLNDNGPSEGVNETGPTGPTGPTEGDKVGPTAEKGKGVRIDDDVIDDLLNEVEYDEDSEDSALGIHFDDSEEDCLLEDNFETVADETVVDETVVDENVVDEPVTKGKGKKGKKVRQECNVSKPTSKKGRPKKKNNNSNIYTVVQGAQQTAQGDELFEEDVGNIDKSKYKAFVGGLSDIEDYNSEELDSGSDSDIENEVEDSEDEDEHDTEWPSNYKLPTFKMPSSMRDYKWESGMYFACKQEFQEAIRCYAIQSQRAIKYKKNDKKRIRLICKSGCVWNAYCSHIPGQETWQLMFVKDEHKCNREPKVKMLSAKWLGKRLHKKVKENPNLKLIDIMEKTQQKWNLKISKSKASKARGIAFDLVDGSFREQYTRFYDYSHELLRSNRGSTVIVTTTPFQGDEADLEHPERPLCPHFQRAYICFKGCKESFLIYRPIIGLDGAFLKGYYGGQILAAIGRDPNDQMLPIAIVVVEGETKETWKWFLELLTNDLGGTRACSLITFISDQQKGLLPAMDELLPGVAHRFCVRHLYNNFKKKFPGKKLKELMWKAANATYVNAWHREMQEIKTINIEAFKHLIKIPPRHWSKSYFTPEAKYDTLVNNMSEAFNSVIVGARAKPIVTMLEEIRVYMMERWETNRQKIGRYVESILPNIKKKLERETSFSNNWMVRPAGYELFEVRHISASGDHEESFSWNCLW is encoded by the exons ATGGGTGATAGATTGGAGGTGGTGGTACATCATGGGGGGTGGTTTGAAGAGTTTGATCACAATGGGTATGTTGGAGCAGATGTAAGTTGGTTTGTTGATGAAGATTATTTTTCGTATTTTGAGTTTGTTGGAGAGATtaagaagaaattgaaataCCCAAGTATAGACACAATGTGGTTTTATGACCCACAAGATGTAAATGAGTTGGTTTTGTTGGAGGATGATATGGATGCaaatagaatgaaaaatataGCACGAATGGATGGAAGAGTCCACCTGTATCTTATGCATCCAATGGCTGAGCCTGAATTCATTGAAGCGATTGAATATGGGTCTATTGAGGGGGTAAATGAAAATGGGCCTGCAGAGGGAGTAAATGAAAATGGGCCTGCAGAGGGAGTAAATGAAAATGGGCCTGCTGAGGGAGTAAATGAATATGGTCCAACTGATGACTTAAATGATAATGGGCCAAGTGAGGGAGTCAATGAAACTGGCCCAACTGGCCCAACTGGCCCTACCGAGGGAGATAAGGTTGGCCCTACTGCTGAAAAAGGGAAAGGTGTGAgaattgatgatgatgttattgATGATTTATTAAATGAAGTTGAGTATGATGAAGACAGTGAAGATAGTGCCCTGGGAATACACTTTgatgattcagaagaagattGTTTGCTTGAAGATAACTTTGAGACTGTTGCGGATGAGACTGTTGTGGATGAGACTGTTGTGGATGAAAATGTTGTTGATGAACCTGTGACCAAGGGAAAGGGAAAGAAAGGTAAGAAAGTGAGGCAAGAGTGTAATGTTAGCAAACCAACAAGCAAGAAGGGAAGaccaaaaaagaagaataataaCTCCAATATTTATACTGTTGTTCAAGGTGCACAACAAACTGCACAAGGTGATGAGTTATTTGAAGAAGATGTTGGGAATATTGACAAGAGTAAATATAAAGCCTTTGTTGGAGGATTGAGTGATATTGAGGATTATAATAGTGAGGAGCTAGATAGTGGAAGTGACAGTGACATTGAGAATGAAGTTGAGGATAGTGAGGATGAAGATGAGCATGACACAGAATGGCCTAGTAATTACAAATTGCCAACCTTTAAGATGCCATCATCAATGAGAGATTATAAGTGGGAGTCGGGAATGTACTTTGCTTGTAAACAAGAGTTTCAAGAAGCAATAAGATGTTATGCAATCCAGTCTCAAAGAGCTATTAAATATAAGAAGAATGACAAGAAGAGGATAAGGCTGATTTGTAAAAGTGGTTGTGTATGGAATGCTTACTGTTCACATATTCCAGGGCAAGAAACTTGGCAATTGATGTTTGTTAAAGATGAGCATAAGTGTAATAGGGAACCTAAGGTCAAAATGCTTAGTGCCAAATGGTTGGGAAAAAGATTACATAAGAAGGTTAAAGAGAATCCCAATTTGAAATTGATTGATATTATGGagaaaacacaacaaaaatggaATTTAAAGATATCTAAGAGCAAAGCATCTAAAGCCAGGGGTATTGCTTTTGATTTAGTAGATGGGTCATTTAGAGAACAATACACTAGGTTTTATGACTACTCCCATGAATTACTAAGATCAAACCGTGGTTCAACAGTTATAGTCACTACTACACCATTTCAAGGTGATGAGGCTGACTTGGAACATCCTGAAAGGCCTTTGTGTCCACATTTCCAAAGGGCTTACATTTGTTTCAAGGGATGTAAGGAAAGTTTTTTAATCTATAGGCCAATAATTGGTTTAGATGGGGCATTTCTTAAAGGATATTATGGTGGTCAGATACTAGCTGCAATTGGAAGAGACCCTAATGATCAAATGCTACCCATTGCAATTGTTGTGGTTGAGGGTGAAACAAAAGAGACTTGGAAATGGTTTTTGGAGCTGTTAACCAATGACTTAGGAGGCACAAGAGCTTGTTCTTTAATCACTTTCATAAGTGACCAACAAAAG GGACTACTTCCAGCAATGGATGAGTTACTTCCAGGTGTTGCCCACAGATTTTGTGTGAGACACTTGTACAACaatttcaaaaagaaatttCCTGGAAAGAAATTAAAGGAATTGATGTGGAAGGCTGCAAATGCAACTTATGTTAATGCATGGCATAGGGAGATGCAAGAGATCAAGACTATAAATATTGAGGCATTCAAGCATTTAATCAAAATACCACCAAGACATTGGAGCAAATCATATTTCACACCTGAGGCAAAATATGACACATTGGTCAACAACATGTCTGAAGCTTTCAACTCAGTGATTGTTGGTGCACGAGCCAAGCCTATAGTGACAATgcttgaagaaattagagtgtaTATGATGGAGAGATGGGAAACCAATAGACAAAAAATTGGGAGATATGTTGAAAGCATCctaccaaacataaaaaagaagCTTGAAAGAGAGACATCATTCAGCAACAATTGGATGGTCAG GCCTGCTGGTTATGAATTGTTTGAAGTTAGGCACATTTCAGCTAGTGGTGAC CATGAAGAGAGCTTTTCATGGAATTGTTTGTGGTAA
- the LOC123902989 gene encoding protein DETOXIFICATION 49: MCHLNSQPPCKCNNSNSEYLVVSIKDTKIPNNNNMMTNPLIQKDTNIENPFPTIQIQKTHLRATFKEVISISKIAFPMILTGLLLYCRSMISMLFLGHLGELALAGGSLAVGFANITGYSILSGLAVGMEPICGQAFGAKRFTLLGLCLQRTILLLLLTSIPISILWLYTKHILLLCGQEESIATQAQIYLLYSIPDLLAQSFLHPLRIYLRSQSITLPLTLCATLAIFLHIPINYFLVSHLNMGIKGVALSGVWTNFNLVASLILYIVFSGTHKKTWGGFSSQCFKQWKSLLNLAIPSCLSVCLEWWWYEIMILLCGLLINPRATVASMGILIQTTSLLYIFPSSISFSVSTRVGNKLGAQKPSKAKLSAIVGLSCSFILGLFALVFAIMVRNIWASMFTEDKEIIKITSLVLPLIGLCELGNCPQTTGCGVLRGTARPKVGANINFGSFYIVGMPVAIWLAFFVGFDFQGLWLGLLVAQGTCAVTMLVILSQTDWDGEALRAKNLTRSDVVDVDDTKEIDEEKLLKAEIKEDSS; the protein is encoded by the coding sequence ATGTGTCATCTAAATTCTCAACCTCCTTGCAAATGCAATAATTCAAATTCTGAATATTTAGTTGTTTCAATCAAAGACACAAAAAttcccaacaacaacaacatgatGACCAATCCACTTATCCAAAAAGATACAAACATAGAGAATCCATTTCCAACAATACAAATCCAAAAAACCCATCTTAGAGCTACCTTCAAAGAAGTAATTTCTATATCCAAAATTGCTTTTCCTATGATCCTAACCGGTCTCTTACTTTATTGTCGTTCGATGATCTCCATGCTCTTTCTTGGTCACCTCGGCGAACTTGCTTTAGCCGGTGGTTCACTCGCGGTCGGTTTTGCTAACATTACCGGTTACTCAATCCTCTCCGGTCTAGCCGTAGGGATGGAACCTATTTGTGGACAAGCCTTTGGTGCCAAAAGATTCACTCTCCTTGGTCTATGCTTACAAAGAACCATTCTCTTACTACTCTTAACTTCTATCCCTATTTCAATACTTTGGCTTTACACAAAACATATCCTTCTTTTATGTGGCCAAGAAGAATCTATAGCTACACAAGCTCAAATCTATCTTCTCTATTCCATTCCTGATCTCTTAGCACAATCTTTTTTACACCCTTTAAGAATTTACCTTAGAAGCCAATCCATTACTCTGCCTCTAACTCTTTGTGCTACTTTAGCAATTTTTCTTCACATTCCCATAAACTATTTTCTTGTTTCTCACCTCAACATGGGAATCAAAGGTGTTGCTTTAAGTGGGGTGTGGACAAATTTCAACCttgttgcttctttgattcTTTACATAGTTTTCTCTGGCACACACAAGAAAACATGGGGTGGTTTTTCATCACAATGTTTCAAACAATGGAAATCACTTCTCAATTTAGCTATCCCGAGTTGTCTTTCTGTTTGTCTCGAATGGTGGTGGTATGAAATCATGATTTTGTTATGTGGTTTGTTGATAAATCCAAGAGCAACCGTTGCTTCTATGGGAATTTTGATTCAAACTACTTCTTTACTCTATATTTTTCCATCATCAATAAGTTTTAGTGTTTCAACTAGAGTTGGTAACAAATTAGGAGCTCAAAAGCCATCAAAAGCAAAACTTTCTGCCATTGTAGGACTCTCTTGTAGCTTCATTTTGGGTTTGTTTGCTTTGGTTTTTGCCATAATGGTTAGGAACATTTGGGCTAGCATGTTCACTGAAGACAAAGagataataaaaattacatctTTGGTGTTACCTTTAATAGGGCTATGTGAACTTGGTAATTGTCCTCAAACAACAGGGTGTGGGGTGCTAAGAGGAACAGCAAGGCCTAAAGTGGGTGCAAATATCAATTTTGGTAGTTTTTATATTGTTGGAATGCCAGTGGCAATTTGGTTAGCATTTTTTGTTGGGTTTGATTTTCAAGGATTGTGGCTTGGATTGCTTGTGGCACAAGGTACTTGTGCTGTGACTATGTTGGTGATTTTGAGTCAAACGGATTGGGATGGTGAAGCATTAAGAGCTAAGAATTTAACAAGAAgtgatgttgttgatgttgatgacaCCAAAGAAATTGATGAAGAGAAGTTACTTAAAGCTGAAATTAAGGAAGATTCTTCTTAA